The sequence below is a genomic window from Chondrinema litorale.
TTAGTGTTTGAGGATCTTTAGTTTCAAAGTACAGCTCCTGTAAATCCATCACTTCTTTGGTTTTTTCTACAAACTCACATTGGGCAAAGGCTTTGTGTACTTCAGAAAGTAAGTCATATGCCTTGCCTTCTGTTTTTTTTACTACAATATAGGATTTACCTTCAGCAGATGATTTTGTTGAAATATCAGTATAAAGGGGATTGAGGAGCTGCTTAAGAGTCATTTTTTTATCGGTTAGATGCTTTAAACTTGAGTTTGTTCTGCACGTGCCCACCTTTGCACTTCAATAGGCATGAATTCACCTGATTGAGTTTCTTCCATTAAAGTGTTTAAATAAAAGCGGAGCTGCAGAAGCTTTCCCTGTTTGTAGAGTTTCATGGCAAAATTGTAGAGAAATTGATAGCCATGTAGTGGTTTTCCAAAGCCATAAAAATTCTTCAGGAAATAGATGCCTTCCTGCTTAAATCGGCTTTTAATGAGCTGGTGATCCTGAAAGATTTCTCTTTCATGCACATAATCAATGGAAAATTGACGTAAGGTCCAGCCTTGTGGTTTAGTATCATTCTTTAGTACATACCACATTTTAATATTGGACTTGTGCTCATCTCCAGACAAAGTATCGAATCTATTGGGTTGATAGTTGAAAGACATTTTTGCCTTAATTGTGTCATCGATATGGAAAATGATATTCCTTTTTGTGTTTTCAGCAATATTGGGCTGATTAAGTAAATGTGCCAATTGAGGCATATTCATCTCTGCAATCTGGCTGTTGGTAAACTTTTGTAATCCCATTTTTGTAAAATTGTAATGATTATATGATTAAGCCATTATTTGGCGCTTGAATAAGCTGCCGGCTACTGCCGGCAGCCTTATTTTTAATGTGCAACTTATTTTCGATTGTAGTTGCCAAACAATCAAAAGAGAGTCCCCAAGGAAACCACTCTTTTCCTGCATCTTAAATATATTTTTGAACTGGCCTTCTTTTGTTTGTGAAGCTGGCCAATTGTTCTTTGCTCTTTTTTGAGAATACATTGAACCATCTCCAGCCAGCATATTTTTGGTCTAAAAAATTTGTAAAATCCAGTAGATTCGAAGTATTGTATTTGACAAACTTTTCTTTTGAAACTTTGGTGATACAAGTATACTTCCGCTCTTTTTCTGCACCTTTCATCATAAAATCTATTGTGTTCATGTTTAGCTAATAGGTTACCTACTGGTTACTTTCCGAAAGACTTTCAGAAAGTTTTTAGTAAGTAATTTTTGTTTAGTTTTTCAGGTAAGTCTTTCTGATACAGTAAGGCATTACTTACCAAAAGGGGGAAAACTTTTCCTCTGGGTATTTTAAAAAAAGGCATAGGATTTCACCCTTGCTCATTTTTTGACATTAAGCAACTACAAAAGACTCGAAAAGCTCCGGCCGAAGCTATTTAGTCAGGCAATTATGGGAATGATTCCTTCAAGGAGGCATGGCTTGTAAACTGTTTGAAATGGTAGTTAACATGATTTTAGTTTTAAAAGATTAGGTGAAAAAATAAGCGTTTATAGCAAATAAAGTCTCGTTGTTTTTACCTCCTTTTCGGATCTGTTTCCCATTGGAAGGCACTGTAAAACTGCTGGCAATACCTGCCTTTTTGAGGCGCTTTAAGTGGTTATCTAATGACTTTGGAAGTATATTCAGGCTCTTGGCAATGGCTGCACCGTTCCCCTTAAAGGTGCCACATTCAAAGGATTCTCCTTCTTGACTTTCTACTTTCATCAGGTGAGTGGCTTTATCAAAAACGACCTTTTTTTGGATGGCTATTTTGAAGAGTAACTCAGCGGTTTGCATGTGCTGTGGCTTGAGCTGCTCAGCTAATTTGGGATGTTTTTGATTATAATCTTTGATATAATGATGCAGTAATCTGATTTGTTTTTCAGAGTTAACTGGCTTGTAAATCGGTTTAATTCCTGTAATGCTTGGTGGTGTTTGCATCGCTATTTTAGTTAATCTTTTTGATATTGCTTTTAGGGAAGACGGCCAGTCTGATCCGGTTAAATAGGTTGACATACATTTTTCCCCGTCCTAAATCCCATTTGTATTTTAAATCTGCCCATGTCACCCAACCCTTCATTTCTATGACCTTTTGCATGTCAGCAATTAGTTCAGGCCATTTTTTCTCATAGCTATGCGGATTCCTGGCAACCAAATAGTGTTTGGTATACTCCTTAGAAATCCTCGGCACTTCCAGAGCTGTTGTCTTTCTGCTGCCATCATCAAAAAGTTGTAATTGTCTAACCATTTGCATCGGTCTAAATTTAAAAGGTTAACAACAAAAAAGTTGGGACAAAAAACGGGAAGAAGCCTTCCCGCTCTTTATGTGCTATTGGGCTAATTTACCATCTTGATTTTACCTGTATACTCATATTCTGGATTGTATTTTTTCACCTCGGCAATCATCCTGCTCAAGGCTGTTTTAGTAGATGTTAATTCTTTTTTTAGTGCTTCAGTGGACTGATATTCAGCTTTTAACTGGTGGCTTTCTTTGCAAATGTGCTCATAGTCTTTTTCCAGTTGCTCAAAATCCGTAGTCACGTTTTGGTGCTGCAGTTTTAATTCGTCATAGGCAGACCTGACGGAGATGATTTCTTTTTTGGTTTCGTCGACTGCATTTTTTGACGAATCAAATAAATTGCGGTAATCGTTGAGCTGAGATTGTAACGATTTACTTTGCTCGGCAAAATGCGTCACCCTGTTTTTTAATTCGTCAGTCTCGACGTCATACATTCGTTGCAATTTCGTCAGCTTTTCGTTGACGATATTGTAATTTTTCTGGGCAATTTTGATTTCTTGATCTTGTTCCTGGAATGCAGATATGTATTCTTCCACGCTGAGCGCCTTTTCTTGTTGCTTGGTTCTCAGTATCCGGAATAGGAGGTAGGCCACATATACGATGACAGCTGAGATCGTCAGTGCCGTCGATTCCACTGGAGTATTAGCAAACCATCGAGCCACGACTACCAGTCCGAAAAATTGAAAAAGAAAGATGGCAAAGTTTTCCAAGCTCATTTCTGATAAGGCTAATTGTTCTAAGTCTTTTACATTTTTCATATGGCATTATTGAATTTGGTCACAGATAAATTAGGCGTGTTGGTTTTTGCTGGTTTAGGTTTGCCTTGTACAATTTCTTCTAATTGCTTATTCATTCTTTCATGGGTCTTAGCAATGACATTGTGCATGAAAGTATCGAAGGTACTAGAGTAAGTGACAGCCAAGTTTCTGGAGATGTGCCAGATACCATAAGGGCTCATCGCTGCAATGAGTACCGAAAAGAAAACCTTTACAGTTAAGAGTAGTGTCCAGTTCATAGTGCTTACCCCAGGAGGAATGACTACCAACAGGAATCCTACTGCAGACATGACAAAACTGATGATGGCAAGTACTAGTCCTGCACTATGTGATTTGATATTTCCTTGGCTGTCTTTTTCTGTAATCAGCGCAAAGATGAAAATGCCTAATCCTAAAGCGGTACTGGCCACTTTAGCAAATAGAAGAGCTGTTTCTTGTGCTTCTTCAGGAGTAGAAACAAATGCACTTAACCTGTCAGAAATAAGTAAACTAATGGCTAAGCCGTTGCACCAAGCATCAAAGATGGTATAAGCTAGAATTAAACTGACTTGTCCGATGGGACTTCGAGCTATCACTAGCAGGTTGGTGATGAATACATTGAGTTGTACTATAAATTTCATAATGCTATTCTTCTATGTTTCTTAATGCGTTCTCTCGTTCCTTAAATTGGCTCAGATATTCATCGGCTGTCATTGGGTTTTTCCCACCAATTTCTTTGTCTAGTTCGGCCAATATTGTACAGATAGTTTCCATGAGCTGGTTGAGTAAAAATGAATTGTAATGATCTAATCCATAGCGATTATCGTCTTGATAGGCTACAGCTTTGGCAATTGACTTTTCAACTTTATAGATCAATTCGTTCCTGATTTTAATGCTCATGTCATTTGAATTTAGTTTAGTTGTTAATCTAAAAAGAAGTGTATTCCATATAAGAAGTTACATGATTGGGATGCCTAAAATCTAGCTCTTAATACTTCTCTTTACTTTATTAGAAGGCACCTCAAACAATTCATTATTCTGCTTTAAAATCTGATTTTTAAGGATTACTTGGAGAATTAATGAAACAGGTACTACTACTGCTAAACAGATGATTGCTAATTCACTCATTTTGCTTGTTTTTTAGTTGTTTTTGGACGTTTTTTAATTGACTAACTAGTAGGAATGTAAGTCCTACTAGTGTTATAAGAGCCAGAAGCAATGCTCTCATAGCTAAAAGTATTTTAAAATGAGAGGAGTGCTATCGTCAGTTTTAGTAGCATTATGTTTCAAAGCTCTTTCTTGTTCTCGAGTCCATTTACGTACTTTTTTCCAGTAATCTGATTTTGAATTTTGCGCATTTTTGCCTTTGTTTGTCATGTCTTAATTAAGTTTGATTTTACAATTGAGCTTGGAACTGGTTGTTGGTAGCAACCAGTTTTTTTATGCTTGTTGTTTTTTGTTGCTCTGCCTTATCCTTCTCATCCTATCAGCTCTTTTGAGTTTTTCCTGTTTACAGAGCTTAAGAATTTCCTTGGTATTACCATCTCTAGCCAAATTTTCAATTTTTGTAATCATAAGATAGTTAACTGTTTAGTTGAGAAATAGGACGTGTATGCACTAAAAGCAATTCGTACATACACATAAATTAGTTTCTGGTTGAATTTTTGTTATATTTGTATTGAATTAAAGTAATACATTAAAGTAATTTCATTGCAATTGTAATGATTACATTAAAGCATTACAAATATTCACTTCTTTAATTTACTTAATAAGTGTAAAATTTCTTATGTGGAATGAAAGATTAGTTCAAATCTTTAAAATGACTACAATCAAGAGATTAGAAATTGCGAGGAAAGCCGAAGTTGATCCTGTGACGATTCATCGTTATAAAACAGGAAAAAGCTTTCCAAATTTATATTTCTTTGAGTGCTTAGATGAACTAGCATTTGAAAAAATAGGAAAACATGTTAATTCTGATTGGGTCATCTTTGGAAGAGGAGAGCCATTTATTGATGATGAATCTATAACTGGGGGAGACCAGATTAATGATTCGAATGACTATGTCAAAGAGACAGTAATTCAAAATGAAGAAGCTGTAAAACAAGCTGAAGCACAAATTAATGCTATTAAATTAGAGATGCTAGAAAAGCTTGAACAGGTGAAACTTTCTATAGTGGGAAAGTTTGAAGGTGTTGCATTTGCCAGGCTGTTTTCTTGTAAACAGTTTGTAAACACCTTATGGTTAGAGTAATCTAACTAGCTGGTTACTTGTAAGTTAACTCACTAGGTTTGAAGCCTCGTGGGCCCACTAGGGATAAAAAGCAGTTGTGAAAGCAACTGCTTTTTTTATTTCTTACTTCATTTCAATGATCTCTTTAAAATCTTTTAAATCCGATTTAGGCATTTTGGTGGTCATCATATCTGGACCGGAGTAGTACCGGAATTTTAATTCTTCAGTTTGTCTAATGGCTGTTAAGGTAAATTCATTTAGATGATAGGTAATTTTGCTGCTTTTGTATTCACTCTTCTCATAACCGGTAACAACAGTAAGTTTTGTGGAATCTGCTGTGAGTATCTTCTTTGTATTTTCTGAAATATTAAAAGACTTATCCAATTCTTGATTTTCAATTTGGATAGGTATAATTTTATTGTCTGTTAAAATATATATGGTGTCTTCGAGTGCAAAAGCATCACTTCGCATCCTTAGTTGATCGTAAACAGTATAAGTTGTTCCAGATGCCTTAATTTCTTTTACAATTATCTGGTTTAGACTGTAGAAAGGAGTATAGAACTCAATGTCATTACGGTAATAAACCTTTTTCTTTATTCTTCTAGAACCTTTCACATCGTCTTCTTCTACAGTTACTGTATTATATAAACTGTAAATACAAGATTTTAAAATAGAGGATAAGAGTGCTAAAAAAATTATGTTAGAAAAGTATGTTTTATTTATTAGTTTAAATTTCAAGTATTTCATTAATTGGTAATTTTTGTTTTGCTTAAATCTAAAAAATAAAATTTAAATTTATTTTAACTCATAAATAGCTACTTATAAATTGTACTCTATAAGCCTTGTTGAATTCTTCTTTTGTATGGTATCATTTTTAAATAGATGGTGAAACGTCTATTTTTTTAACCTTAAATTTCTAATCCGAATCTTTTTTTGAAAATTTTGGTTCGTTTATTACCGAACTAATCGAACTTTTGTATATTTGCAAAGTCGATTATGAAAATTACTATGGATAGACAGCAAAAAGAAAAGGAAGAATTAATAGAATTATTTGGTAGTCACTTTCACAGATACCACAATCTTCCGCCTTTAGCGGGTACTATTTTGGCTATACTAATAGTAAACAAAAGATTAGATGGAATGACATTTAACGAGATACTGGATATAACCAAAGCCAGTAAAAGTTCAGTCTCAACTAACCTTAATTTGTTGCTAAAAGCAGAAAGAATAGTTTACCACACTAAATGTGGTGAGAGAAAAAAATATTTCAAGCCTAGCTCTTTGGTAGATCGTATGTCTAACCATATAAAAATTGTAGAAGCAGAAATTAAGCTTATAAAAAAGCTAAAAAACTATGATGTAACCTATAATACCACTGATGGAGTCGATAAGTATCAGAAGGCATCAGATGCTTATTTGTTATACATGGAGCAGTTTTTAAATGTGATTTATACAGCAACAGAACAATTAGCGAAAATAGAACAGGAAAAGTAGATTTAAGTTAAGAACAATTTGTATGAGAGTTAATTTAATTTGGCCAGCTATCATTTATCTATTGACACTAGGTGCTTGTAGTACAGAAACTTCAAATGCGCCACAAGCAGCCGGTCCAATGCCATTTGCAGTATTGCAAGTTGCAAAACAAAGCGTAACAGTAAACCAAGAGTACATCGCAAATTTACAAGGTCAACAAAATGTAGAGATCAGACCGAAAGTATCTGGCTTTATTCAGAAAATCTATATTGACGAAGGCGAAGAAGTAAAAAAAGGACAGTTATTATTCAAACTGGAAACACAAACTTTAAATGAAGATGCCGGGGCTGCCAAAGCTCAAATTCAATCGGCACAGGTTGAAGTAGACCGATTAATTCCTCTAGTTGAGAGAAAAATTATAAGTCAAGTACAGCTTGATGCTGCTAAAGCTCAGTTATCGCAAGCGAAAAGTAATTACAGCGCCATTACTGCAAACATTGGCTATGCTAATATTACTAGTCCGGTTTCGGGTGTAGTTGGCGGTCTGCCTTATAAAGAGGGTAGTCTTGTGAGCGCAAATGATGCTGAACCACTTACTATAGTTTCAGATATTAGAAAGGTAAGAGCTTATTTCTCTATCAACGAAAAGCAATTATTGCACTTTAGCAAAAAATATAAAGGTGTTACTTTAGATGCTATGGTAGATTCTATGCCAGCGGTTTCTTTAAAAATGGTTGATAATTCTTTGTACGATCATCAAGGAAAAATACAAACTATTAATGGTTTGATTAACGAGCGAACAGGAACTATCGATTGCAGAGCTGTTTTTCCTAACCCAGACAGAATGTTGAGAAGTGGTGGTAGTGGAACAATTTTACTTCCTATTACACAAAATAACATATTCTTAATCCCTCAAGTAGCTGTTTTTGAGTTGCAAGGTAAAAAATTAGTGTATCTGGTAGGGGGTGATAACAAAGTAAACACGAAGGTTATTGTAACTAATGGAACATCGAATAAAGATTATATTGTAATCGATGGATTAAAGGAGGGGGATAAATTAGTAGCTGAAGGGATTTCTAAACTGCAAGACGGGCAAGAAATTATTCCTGATACATCTACTTCAAAGTCTAATTTATCTTTTGTAGAGTAAAAATATCAACCCATTAATTATCTAACATGCTTAAGACATTTATTGATAGAACTGTTCTATCAACAGTAATATCTATTATCGTGACGATTCTGGGTGTTTTAGGATTGCTATCCCTTCCTATAGAGCAATACCCAGAAATTGCTCCACCAACAGTACAGGTAACAGCAACCTATACCGGAGCAAATGCAGAAACTGTATTGGAAAGTGTAGTTGTTCCACTAGAAGAGCAAATAAACGGGGTAGAAGGAATGACCTATATAACTTCTACTGCAAGTAATGACGGTTCTGCTACAATTAATGTATTTTTCGAATTAAGTGTTAACCCAGATATTGCAGCAGTAAACGTGCAAAACAGGGTATCTAGGGCTAATAGTATACTTCCTTCGGAGGTGGTGCAAACTGGTGTTACTACAGTAAAGAGTCAGACTAGTTCACTCATGTTCGTTTCTATTTTCTCAGAGAATGATGAATACGACGACGTTTTTGTACAGAACTATGCCAACATCAACCTCTTACCTAAATTACAAAGGGTAAAAGGTGTAGGGCAGGTAAGTGTATTGGGTTCTAAAGATTACTCAATGCGTATCTGGTTAAACCCAGAGAAAATGGCTGCTTACAAAGTTGTTCCAGCAGATATTCAAGCTGCATTAAGAGAGCAAAATGTGGAAGCAGCAATTGGTAAATTTGGCGAAAATGCAAATGGTATTTACGAGTATGTAATTAAATACAAAGGCCGTTTGTCTGAAGCTACTGAATACGAAAACATCATTATTAAGTCTGCTGGAAATGGTAATTTCTTAAGATTAAAAGATGTGGCAGAGGTAGAGCTAGGAGGATTAAGCTACAGTTCTAACAACTTTGGTAATGGTAACCCCGGTGTGGCAATGGCAGTTTACCAGTCTTCTGGTTCTAATGCACAGGAGATTGTAGAAGAGGTAATGGAAATTATGGAAGATGCCAAAGGGAACTTTCCAACAGGTATAGATTATGTAATTCCATTTAACTCTAAAACCTTCCTCGATGCTTCAATTAGCAAAGTAATACATACACTTATAGAGGCTTTTATATTGGTGTTTATTGTGGTATTTATCTTCCTTCAAGATTTTAGATCTACATTAATTCCAATTATTGCAGTTCCAGTAGCAATTATAGGTACATTCTTCTTCTTGCAGTTATTCGGGTACTCAATTAACATGCTTACTTTGTTTGCAATGGTACTCGCAATTGGTATTGTGGTGGATGATGCCATTGTGGTAGTTGAAGCTGTACATGCGAAGATGGATGAAGGAGAGAAATCAGCAAAAAATGCTACACTTACTGCAATGAGTGAGATTACAGGAGCCATTGTTTCGATTACATTAATTATGTCTGCTGTATTCGTACCGGTAATGTTTATTCAAGGTTCATCAGGAGTATTCTATCAGCAGTTTGCTATTACACTGGCAATTTCAATTCTAATTTCAGCACTAAACGCATTAACACTGTCACCAGCATTATGTGCACTTTTGCTTAAACCACACGATGATTCTAAGCATCATAAGAAAAACATAAAAGATAGAGCATTTGATGCTTTTAACACAGGGTTTGACGCCTTAACCAATAAGTATACATCTTCTATCAAGTTTCTGTTAAAAAGAAAATGGGTAGCAATATTAGGTTTACTACTCTCTGTTGGAGGTGCATATTATATGTTTCAAACAACTTCTTCAGGCTTTATTCCGGGTGAAGATAGAGGTATTATTATGGGTGATGTTACATTACCTCCGGGTACCACACTTGAGCAAACACAGAAGGTAGTTGACAAACTAGATTCTATTTACCAGACAATGGATATTATAGATTCTAGGATGAACGTAGTTGGATTTAGTCTTTTAAATGGTGTTAGAGGTAGTTCATACAGTCTTTCGATTGTTAAATTGAAAGGTTGGGATGAGCGAACAGAGCCTGGTCAGTCGGTAGATGCAGTTGTAGGGCAATTGTTCCAAAAAACGGCTGCTATCAAAGAAGCCAGATTCTTATTCTTTACTCCTCCAAGTATTCGTGGTTTTGGTAGTAGTGATGGTTTCGAAATGAAATTATTATCTGAAGCAGATGATAGCTGGTCAAATATGAGTCAGGTTTCTGGTAAATTTTTGCAAGCTTTAAATCAAAGACCTGAAATTCAGTATGCTACAACAAACTTTAACCCGAGTTTCCCTCAATACAGACTTGATGTAAACTTAGAGAAAGTAAAAGATGCTGGTTTGAGTTTAAGTGATATTTTTAATGCTTTGCAAGGGTATTACGGAGGATTATACACTACAGATTTCACCAAGTTTGGTAAGCAGTTTAGGGTAATGATTCAGGCAAAACCAGAAGATAGAAATACTGCCGAGTCGCTAGATAATATATTTGTAAGAAACGGTAATGACGAAACTGTGGCTG
It includes:
- a CDS encoding GbsR/MarR family transcriptional regulator, whose amino-acid sequence is MDRQQKEKEELIELFGSHFHRYHNLPPLAGTILAILIVNKRLDGMTFNEILDITKASKSSVSTNLNLLLKAERIVYHTKCGERKKYFKPSSLVDRMSNHIKIVEAEIKLIKKLKNYDVTYNTTDGVDKYQKASDAYLLYMEQFLNVIYTATEQLAKIEQEK
- a CDS encoding efflux RND transporter periplasmic adaptor subunit, yielding MRVNLIWPAIIYLLTLGACSTETSNAPQAAGPMPFAVLQVAKQSVTVNQEYIANLQGQQNVEIRPKVSGFIQKIYIDEGEEVKKGQLLFKLETQTLNEDAGAAKAQIQSAQVEVDRLIPLVERKIISQVQLDAAKAQLSQAKSNYSAITANIGYANITSPVSGVVGGLPYKEGSLVSANDAEPLTIVSDIRKVRAYFSINEKQLLHFSKKYKGVTLDAMVDSMPAVSLKMVDNSLYDHQGKIQTINGLINERTGTIDCRAVFPNPDRMLRSGGSGTILLPITQNNIFLIPQVAVFELQGKKLVYLVGGDNKVNTKVIVTNGTSNKDYIVIDGLKEGDKLVAEGISKLQDGQEIIPDTSTSKSNLSFVE
- a CDS encoding efflux RND transporter permease subunit → MLKTFIDRTVLSTVISIIVTILGVLGLLSLPIEQYPEIAPPTVQVTATYTGANAETVLESVVVPLEEQINGVEGMTYITSTASNDGSATINVFFELSVNPDIAAVNVQNRVSRANSILPSEVVQTGVTTVKSQTSSLMFVSIFSENDEYDDVFVQNYANINLLPKLQRVKGVGQVSVLGSKDYSMRIWLNPEKMAAYKVVPADIQAALREQNVEAAIGKFGENANGIYEYVIKYKGRLSEATEYENIIIKSAGNGNFLRLKDVAEVELGGLSYSSNNFGNGNPGVAMAVYQSSGSNAQEIVEEVMEIMEDAKGNFPTGIDYVIPFNSKTFLDASISKVIHTLIEAFILVFIVVFIFLQDFRSTLIPIIAVPVAIIGTFFFLQLFGYSINMLTLFAMVLAIGIVVDDAIVVVEAVHAKMDEGEKSAKNATLTAMSEITGAIVSITLIMSAVFVPVMFIQGSSGVFYQQFAITLAISILISALNALTLSPALCALLLKPHDDSKHHKKNIKDRAFDAFNTGFDALTNKYTSSIKFLLKRKWVAILGLLLSVGGAYYMFQTTSSGFIPGEDRGIIMGDVTLPPGTTLEQTQKVVDKLDSIYQTMDIIDSRMNVVGFSLLNGVRGSSYSLSIVKLKGWDERTEPGQSVDAVVGQLFQKTAAIKEARFLFFTPPSIRGFGSSDGFEMKLLSEADDSWSNMSQVSGKFLQALNQRPEIQYATTNFNPSFPQYRLDVNLEKVKDAGLSLSDIFNALQGYYGGLYTTDFTKFGKQFRVMIQAKPEDRNTAESLDNIFVRNGNDETVAVSQFVSIERIYGPEYVSRYNLLKSINITGKANAGYSTGDAITAIREVAATQLPSSYDFEFTGLTREEISSGNQSMYVFLLSLIFVYFLLSAQYESYILPFSILLSLPIGVAGAITFVNFAGLENNIYFQVALIMLIGLLAKNAILIVEFALQRRHHGYTLFDAAIEGAKARLRPILMTSFAFILGLVPLAFASGVGAVGNRSIGMGAVGGMLIGTLFGVFIIPVLFVIFQKLHESMVGKPDMKKPELEKVES